One region of Paenibacillus polymyxa M1 genomic DNA includes:
- a CDS encoding PQQ-binding-like beta-propeller repeat protein encodes MSWLDHEMAAQWRQEGKRYAADVNEFVRIGMESQWQQEQPEPKQDERSKLAEDIFRMIQEANQAGEIEQLRQEIPAASWPLTPAFEEALQAVRPMAFINGGNEVILHAGNPRERGQIYVAGKDGIRQIPGMHRVGCSSDGSYFALVDGQGIRIVRQPDRNLQGEETAHFQWTDIQVRLKASIPDLECLADEEHPEDILDEVIPFGDGQRLLLVCGYGVYLLASDQVELIHPTASERRELGLEDTIVDMAHGAVSKDGRWLAYGSQMSEHLLMDLTDRTVHTLEPSSSYPHYALFSKDDMDVWYNACHFYNGATIQVPIAEVEQGIAQNKEEWPIINEEMRVYAAVVLTQGSILGDAYGYLRLIDREGRELWRYFVGSTISGLAVTPDEGMLAVGTYGGMLHLIDLQSGSKDEYSIGTAPIHETERWLLWRSYEPLRW; translated from the coding sequence ATGAGTTGGTTGGATCATGAAATGGCGGCACAGTGGCGACAGGAAGGAAAAAGGTATGCCGCAGACGTGAATGAATTTGTCAGAATCGGTATGGAAAGTCAGTGGCAGCAGGAGCAGCCAGAGCCAAAGCAAGACGAACGCTCCAAACTAGCCGAAGATATTTTTCGTATGATTCAGGAGGCAAATCAGGCCGGGGAAATAGAGCAGTTACGTCAGGAGATTCCGGCTGCATCCTGGCCGCTTACACCAGCGTTTGAGGAGGCTTTGCAAGCCGTTAGGCCGATGGCTTTTATAAATGGAGGCAATGAAGTCATTCTACATGCAGGCAATCCTCGGGAACGCGGACAGATCTATGTGGCGGGAAAAGATGGAATCAGGCAAATCCCTGGAATGCACCGAGTAGGTTGTTCGTCGGACGGGAGTTATTTTGCGTTGGTGGATGGACAAGGGATTCGGATTGTTCGTCAACCGGACCGAAATTTGCAAGGCGAAGAGACAGCGCATTTTCAATGGACGGATATACAAGTCCGCTTAAAAGCATCTATTCCTGACTTGGAATGCTTGGCGGATGAGGAGCATCCTGAGGATATATTAGATGAAGTGATTCCTTTTGGCGATGGACAGCGTCTGTTGCTGGTTTGCGGTTACGGTGTTTATTTGCTGGCTAGTGATCAGGTGGAATTGATTCATCCCACGGCGTCTGAACGAAGGGAATTGGGACTGGAAGACACGATTGTGGATATGGCGCATGGAGCTGTGTCGAAGGATGGACGCTGGCTCGCATATGGCAGCCAGATGAGTGAGCATTTGCTTATGGACTTAACCGATAGGACGGTGCATACATTGGAGCCGAGCTCCAGCTATCCGCATTATGCCCTATTTTCCAAAGATGATATGGATGTCTGGTACAATGCCTGTCATTTCTACAACGGTGCCACCATTCAGGTGCCAATTGCCGAAGTGGAGCAGGGAATTGCTCAGAATAAGGAAGAATGGCCGATAATAAATGAAGAAATGCGAGTATACGCTGCAGTAGTGCTGACACAAGGATCTATTCTAGGTGATGCCTACGGCTATCTCCGTCTTATTGATAGAGAGGGGCGTGAACTTTGGCGCTATTTTGTCGGCAGTACGATATCCGGGCTGGCAGTTACACCTGATGAAGGCATGCTGGCGGTTGGGACGTATGGCGGTATGCTTCATTTGATTGATTTGCAGAGTGGCTCAAAGGATGAATATAGCATTGGCACTGCTCCAATTCACGAGACAGAGCGTTGGTTGCTCTGGCGTAGTTATGAGCCATTGCGCTGGTAA
- a CDS encoding bacteriocin immunity protein, whose amino-acid sequence MSLDRNPLKLQKLNRSELIQLVDKIIRGEGTEEELDSMLTEVMQNTPHPGISNLIYWDDRDLSAAEIVDEALAYQPIILPPHESSS is encoded by the coding sequence ATGAGTCTGGACCGAAACCCATTGAAACTCCAAAAGTTAAACCGAAGTGAGCTTATACAGTTGGTGGACAAAATTATCAGAGGCGAGGGAACGGAGGAGGAACTTGACAGCATGCTGACTGAAGTCATGCAAAATACACCTCATCCGGGGATTAGTAATTTGATTTATTGGGATGACCGTGATTTGAGTGCGGCAGAGATTGTAGATGAAGCATTAGCCTATCAGCCCATTATTTTACCACCCCATGAATCTTCTTCATAG
- the htpG gene encoding molecular chaperone HtpG, with protein MEKKQFQAESKRLLEMMINSIYTQKEIFLRELISNASDAIDKIYYKALTDDQLVFDKENYYIKVIADKDHRTLTLRDTGIGMTKEELENNLGVIAKSGSLAFKNENESKDGHDIIGQFGVGFYSAFMVADVVTVTTKALGSDTAYKWESTGADGYTIEAAEKDEVGTEIVLKIKENTEDESYDEYLDEYRLKALIKKYSDFIRYPIKMDVTGKRLKEGSDNEFEDYKEEQRINSMVPIWRKNKSELTDEDYQNFYAEKRYGYDKPLQHIHVSADGAVVYQAILFIPENIPFDFYSKEYEKGLELYANGVLIMEKSPDLLPDYFSFVKGMVDSESLSLNISREMLQHDRQLKLIAKNIESKIKGQLLTLLKNDREKYDQFYKSFGRQLKFGVYNDYGRHKETLQDLLMFYSSTEKKQVTLDEYVSRMPEDQKYIYYASGESNERIEKLPQTELVADKGYEILYFTDDIDEFAIKMLLSYKEKEFKSVSSGDLGIESDENEKETEAEQNDNKELFEYMKGLLEGKVSSVKASKRLKTHPVCLSADGEVTIEMEKILNAMPNNADVKANKVLEINVNHAVFNSLKEAFAEDKEKVNLYTALLYNQALLIEGLPLQDPVEFTNDICKIMV; from the coding sequence ATGGAGAAAAAACAGTTTCAGGCTGAGTCCAAGCGTCTGCTCGAAATGATGATTAACTCGATTTACACTCAAAAGGAAATTTTCCTAAGAGAGCTGATCTCCAACGCAAGTGATGCGATTGACAAAATTTATTACAAAGCACTGACAGACGATCAATTGGTCTTTGACAAAGAAAATTATTATATTAAAGTAATTGCTGATAAGGATCATAGAACGCTAACTCTGCGTGATACCGGGATTGGGATGACCAAGGAAGAACTGGAAAATAATCTGGGCGTCATTGCTAAAAGTGGTTCATTGGCATTCAAAAATGAAAATGAGTCCAAGGATGGTCATGACATCATTGGTCAATTCGGCGTCGGCTTCTATTCAGCTTTCATGGTAGCAGATGTAGTTACAGTAACTACCAAGGCTTTGGGAAGCGATACGGCTTATAAATGGGAATCAACAGGTGCTGACGGTTATACCATTGAGGCGGCTGAGAAGGACGAGGTCGGAACCGAGATTGTACTGAAAATCAAGGAAAACACCGAGGATGAGTCCTACGACGAATATTTGGACGAGTACCGTTTAAAAGCGCTTATTAAAAAATACTCCGACTTTATCCGCTACCCGATTAAAATGGATGTTACAGGCAAGCGTCTGAAAGAAGGAAGCGACAACGAGTTTGAGGATTACAAAGAAGAACAGCGTATTAACAGCATGGTGCCCATCTGGAGAAAAAATAAAAGCGAGCTAACCGACGAGGATTATCAAAACTTCTACGCGGAAAAACGCTATGGCTACGACAAGCCGCTCCAGCATATCCATGTCAGCGCGGACGGCGCGGTAGTGTACCAAGCTATTCTGTTTATTCCTGAGAACATACCGTTTGATTTTTACTCCAAGGAATATGAAAAAGGGCTGGAGTTGTATGCCAACGGTGTACTGATCATGGAAAAATCTCCTGACCTGCTGCCGGATTATTTTAGCTTTGTGAAAGGTATGGTTGACTCCGAAAGCCTGTCACTCAACATTTCGAGAGAAATGCTGCAGCACGACCGTCAGTTGAAGCTGATTGCCAAAAATATCGAAAGTAAAATTAAAGGCCAGCTGTTGACTCTGCTCAAAAATGATCGGGAGAAATATGATCAATTCTACAAATCATTTGGCAGACAATTGAAATTCGGTGTCTACAACGATTACGGCAGACATAAAGAAACCCTTCAAGATCTGCTTATGTTCTACTCTTCTACAGAGAAAAAACAGGTTACTTTGGACGAATATGTATCTCGTATGCCAGAGGATCAAAAGTATATTTATTATGCTTCCGGGGAGTCCAACGAGCGTATTGAAAAGCTGCCGCAGACCGAATTAGTGGCCGATAAAGGCTATGAAATTTTGTACTTCACTGATGATATTGATGAGTTCGCTATTAAAATGCTCTTAAGCTATAAAGAGAAAGAATTCAAATCCGTATCGAGTGGCGATCTGGGGATTGAATCTGACGAAAATGAAAAAGAAACTGAAGCGGAACAAAACGACAACAAGGAGTTGTTCGAGTACATGAAGGGCTTGCTGGAAGGCAAAGTATCCAGTGTAAAAGCCTCCAAACGCTTGAAAACACATCCGGTATGTCTGTCCGCAGACGGCGAAGTGACTATTGAGATGGAGAAAATTTTGAACGCCATGCCGAATAACGCTGATGTCAAAGCGAATAAAGTGCTGGAAATCAACGTGAACCATGCGGTGTTCAACTCTTTGAAAGAAGCCTTTGCCGAGGATAAGGAGAAGGTAAACCTCTATACGGCATTACTGTATAATCAAGCTTTGCTGATCGAGGGCTTGCCGCTGCAAGATCCGGTTGAATTCACGAACGATATTTGCAAAATCATGGTTTAA
- a CDS encoding ankyrin repeat domain-containing protein has protein sequence MKNVGNLVNSIVDESVIKGKTYIYLISGTENSFTSGYYKIIENEVSYVSDVTVFLFEKYTNEIERIMKGKGILCIKVEAGKLMEYNIVNDMNPELFDSDVFELIMYQRYDLEPEGEESKVTLRKSLKAEKIKETLVFACYMNDMEGIKKLVANASKSNLDKVLKYHGTALQFCCKHNNLEAFRLLAEKGANVGKRALAETPLEIAFRYSSDIVNYIHTEYADIYQKEVEKKGFGIALHCKDEALLNDILELGCDVNCEKKPFPPLHNFADCNNVLGIQFLLDHGANIECRNQYKQSALHRAVSNGNAAAAEILIKYGADIQAKDDNGKTPLELARARENKTIFNMME, from the coding sequence ATGAAAAATGTGGGGAATTTGGTTAACAGCATTGTCGATGAATCTGTGATTAAAGGGAAAACTTATATTTATTTAATATCAGGCACAGAGAATTCATTTACCAGCGGGTATTATAAGATTATTGAAAATGAAGTCTCATATGTTAGTGATGTAACTGTTTTTCTTTTTGAAAAATATACAAATGAGATTGAGAGGATAATGAAGGGAAAGGGGATTCTTTGTATCAAAGTGGAAGCTGGGAAATTAATGGAATATAATATTGTGAACGATATGAATCCAGAGCTTTTTGATAGTGATGTCTTCGAATTGATTATGTACCAGAGATATGATTTGGAACCGGAGGGAGAGGAAAGTAAAGTAACCTTACGGAAATCATTAAAGGCCGAGAAAATTAAAGAAACTCTAGTGTTTGCATGCTATATGAATGATATGGAAGGAATCAAGAAACTCGTTGCGAACGCAAGTAAATCCAATTTAGATAAGGTTTTGAAATATCACGGCACAGCTTTGCAGTTTTGCTGTAAACACAATAATTTAGAGGCATTTAGACTTTTAGCAGAAAAAGGGGCAAATGTAGGAAAACGTGCGTTGGCTGAGACACCGCTTGAAATTGCATTTAGATATTCAAGTGATATTGTGAATTATATACATACGGAATATGCGGATATCTATCAAAAAGAGGTAGAAAAGAAGGGGTTCGGGATCGCTCTTCATTGTAAAGATGAAGCTCTGTTAAATGATATTTTAGAGCTGGGCTGTGATGTGAATTGCGAAAAGAAACCGTTTCCTCCCTTACATAATTTTGCGGATTGTAATAACGTTTTGGGTATTCAATTCCTGTTGGATCATGGGGCTAATATTGAATGTAGGAACCAGTATAAACAATCAGCCTTGCATAGAGCTGTCAGCAATGGAAATGCAGCAGCAGCTGAAATCCTAATAAAATATGGGGCTGACATTCAGGCTAAAGATGATAATGGAAAAACACCTTTGGAATTGGCACGGGCACGTGAAAACAAAACAATATTTAATATGATGGAATGA
- a CDS encoding DUF3953 domain-containing protein, which produces MLFTQLFLSLMFLFFGISEFKTNRKTYAIISFSVSLFAAIAFISTLLLRKGYLRIL; this is translated from the coding sequence ATCCTTTTTACACAGCTTTTTCTCAGTCTCATGTTTTTATTTTTTGGCATCTCCGAGTTTAAGACAAATCGAAAAACGTATGCCATAATTAGCTTCAGTGTATCCTTGTTCGCTGCAATTGCATTTATATCTACACTTTTATTGAGAAAAGGTTATCTACGCATTCTCTAA
- a CDS encoding DUF6386 family protein produces the protein MMNMAISPFQFTTDTATLCLFDTQALKHRLNDEPDWWSIEADELGELNAGNAAFLNLGADGTYEVVITDHIEQPTVRLFLKVPSGNIFIGAGEEATGGELEPDCVWGGSFLSVQPGLYECLASRGENNRIYLSLKKGSEGSNSFTSLVRL, from the coding sequence ATGATGAACATGGCAATCAGTCCATTTCAATTTACGACAGACACGGCGACTCTTTGCCTATTTGATACGCAAGCTCTGAAGCATCGTTTGAACGATGAGCCGGATTGGTGGTCTATCGAAGCAGACGAGCTGGGGGAGTTAAATGCGGGAAACGCTGCTTTCTTGAACCTGGGAGCGGATGGGACGTATGAGGTTGTGATAACAGATCATATCGAGCAGCCGACGGTGCGGCTGTTTTTGAAGGTTCCTTCAGGGAACATATTTATTGGTGCAGGAGAGGAAGCCACAGGTGGTGAGTTAGAACCTGATTGTGTATGGGGAGGGTCATTCCTGTCTGTGCAACCCGGACTTTATGAATGCTTGGCAAGCAGAGGAGAAAACAACCGTATTTATCTTTCTTTAAAAAAAGGAAGCGAAGGCAGCAACAGTTTTACCAGTCTGGTTCGATTGTAG
- a CDS encoding phosphodiester glycosidase family protein, translating into MKRITALIILSMLLLVTPIYAAAPAPMLVYVDQNNHSFIPLRLLNSYEGITLNLNPADKKIEIAQGNTRLTLFTGQTVAKVNDQTIRLQNAPFTDNGATYVPLQFISQYLNLQVLWQKETSAVRITQSTKSVTLPVLTGKLPGNTTPITTAHKSFKVGSRTFSAKVVTISMLHPKVSLDVALASDTLGKVEDLSSLAKRNQAVVAINGTFFDAYTKSSYKTSYGYLVSHGKMLKKSSGDQRTVFTYDANHLAKLVSGSVFEQQLSQGSVEGALQAGPRLVTNGQVSLNVKAEGFKDPKILTGGGARSALGIARDHKLILLTTSGATIPQLAQMMKQAGAYQAMNLDGGASSGLYYNGSYLTTPGRQISNAIIVKYQ; encoded by the coding sequence ATGAAAAGAATCACCGCACTTATCATCCTGTCCATGCTCTTACTTGTAACCCCGATCTACGCTGCTGCACCAGCACCTATGCTGGTTTATGTGGATCAGAATAACCACTCCTTCATCCCGCTTCGCCTCCTGAACAGCTATGAAGGGATCACGCTCAACCTGAACCCAGCGGACAAAAAAATAGAAATAGCGCAAGGCAATACCCGGCTTACCTTATTTACGGGACAAACTGTTGCTAAAGTAAATGATCAAACGATTCGTTTGCAAAATGCACCTTTTACCGATAACGGCGCTACCTATGTCCCCTTGCAGTTCATCAGCCAATATCTAAATCTGCAAGTCTTATGGCAAAAAGAAACCTCAGCTGTGCGAATTACGCAGAGTACGAAGTCTGTTACGCTTCCGGTACTTACCGGCAAGCTACCCGGAAACACTACCCCCATCACGACAGCTCATAAGAGCTTCAAGGTTGGATCTCGTACCTTTTCCGCTAAGGTGGTCACCATCTCCATGCTCCATCCCAAGGTAAGTTTGGACGTAGCACTGGCAAGCGATACCCTTGGTAAAGTGGAGGACTTAAGCAGTCTTGCCAAACGCAATCAAGCGGTTGTAGCCATTAATGGCACATTCTTTGACGCCTATACCAAAAGCTCCTACAAGACGTCTTACGGCTATCTGGTCAGCCATGGCAAGATGTTGAAAAAAAGCTCCGGTGACCAACGTACCGTCTTTACCTACGATGCTAACCATTTAGCCAAGCTTGTGTCGGGTTCTGTCTTTGAACAACAGTTAAGTCAAGGCAGCGTGGAAGGTGCTCTTCAAGCTGGGCCTCGTCTGGTCACGAATGGTCAGGTTTCCCTAAATGTCAAAGCCGAAGGCTTCAAGGACCCTAAAATATTAACAGGCGGCGGCGCCCGCAGCGCACTTGGAATTGCTAGGGATCATAAGCTGATCCTTCTGACTACAAGCGGAGCGACCATTCCGCAGCTCGCCCAAATGATGAAGCAGGCTGGCGCTTATCAGGCCATGAATCTGGATGGCGGTGCTTCCAGCGGACTGTACTACAACGGCTCTTACCTCACCACACCCGGCCGCCAGATCAGCAACGCTATTATTGTAAAGTATCAATAG
- a CDS encoding ATP-grasp domain-containing protein produces MKVYIRKGFDHEIANHNFYAAFDGFKQMGFEIRYFENINKLTDHNKEDIVVSYVDDVRTALHIYDIVASEIDYPKELTAYLGRKIWKSKLSVIANNPENWNIFIKPVEDKKFTGVVVRSMKDLIGCSTYGEDPEILCADIVNFVAEWRCFVRYGKILDIRRYKGNWRAHFDYKVVENVVSQFQAAPKGYAVDFGLTDKGETLLVEVNDGYSLGHYGLFSLDYAKLLSARWAELTSTIDECDF; encoded by the coding sequence ATGAAGGTATATATTAGAAAGGGTTTTGATCATGAAATTGCAAATCACAATTTTTATGCAGCTTTTGATGGATTTAAGCAGATGGGATTTGAAATACGTTATTTTGAAAATATAAATAAGCTAACTGATCATAATAAAGAAGATATCGTAGTTAGCTATGTGGATGATGTACGAACAGCACTCCATATATATGACATTGTTGCATCTGAAATTGATTATCCGAAAGAGTTAACAGCTTACTTGGGCAGAAAGATTTGGAAGTCTAAACTAAGTGTCATAGCAAATAATCCTGAGAACTGGAATATTTTTATTAAGCCTGTCGAGGATAAGAAATTTACTGGCGTTGTCGTTAGAAGCATGAAGGATTTAATCGGCTGCAGTACATATGGTGAAGACCCGGAAATATTATGTGCAGACATTGTGAATTTCGTGGCAGAGTGGAGATGTTTTGTTCGGTATGGGAAGATATTAGACATTCGAAGATATAAAGGAAACTGGAGAGCACACTTTGATTATAAGGTAGTTGAAAATGTGGTCTCACAATTCCAAGCTGCTCCTAAAGGGTATGCGGTGGATTTTGGATTAACAGATAAAGGAGAAACATTATTAGTAGAAGTTAATGACGGTTATTCCTTAGGACATTATGGATTGTTTTCTTTGGACTATGCGAAGTTGTTATCGGCCAGATGGGCTGAGTTGACCAGTACGATAGATGAGTGTGATTTTTAA
- a CDS encoding phage portal protein produces MQESRSNQKLIFNFPCKFVDNEVGYLLGKPVNYVSKSDQDEAIHNIDVHMIHWDKEHNLQLRKQSEIFSESFELNYIDSDGQFSATVY; encoded by the coding sequence ATGCAAGAAAGTCGAAGCAATCAAAAGCTCATTTTCAATTTCCCATGTAAGTTCGTAGATAATGAAGTTGGCTATCTGCTCGGTAAACCAGTAAACTATGTGTCCAAGTCAGATCAGGATGAAGCCATACATAATATAGATGTACATATGATTCATTGGGATAAAGAGCACAATCTACAGCTTCGAAAACAATCTGAAATCTTTAGTGAGAGTTTTGAATTGAACTATATCGACTCGGATGGCCAGTTTTCAGCCACAGTATACTAA
- a CDS encoding T6SS immunity protein Tdi1 domain-containing protein, with amino-acid sequence MDIGIFNDFELYEKASEKLINKFEGKVPEQLIEVWKQYGFGSILNGYLKIVNPDEFHSLLEEVYIRSKEALVLFTTSMGDLLIWEDNKYLLLLNFRRGKMQDISSGFEFFFSDLEDDSSLQNDLDWLPYPDAIEKYGKPAFDECFGYVPLLGLGGSEKIENLEKVKLIEHIYLNTQFTSLVE; translated from the coding sequence ATGGATATTGGAATTTTTAATGATTTTGAGCTATATGAAAAGGCTTCTGAAAAACTGATTAATAAATTTGAAGGTAAAGTACCTGAGCAATTAATAGAAGTTTGGAAGCAGTATGGCTTTGGTAGTATCCTAAATGGATATTTAAAAATAGTAAACCCAGATGAATTTCACTCTTTGCTAGAAGAGGTGTATATAAGAAGCAAAGAGGCTCTGGTTTTATTTACTACTTCCATGGGAGATCTACTTATTTGGGAAGATAATAAATATTTACTTTTACTTAATTTTAGAAGAGGAAAGATGCAAGACATATCATCTGGGTTTGAATTTTTTTTCTCTGACCTAGAGGATGATTCATCCCTACAAAACGATCTAGATTGGCTACCATATCCTGATGCCATTGAAAAATACGGAAAACCAGCATTTGATGAATGCTTTGGTTATGTTCCACTTCTAGGATTAGGCGGTTCCGAAAAGATAGAAAATCTAGAAAAGGTTAAACTAATTGAGCACATATATTTGAATACCCAATTCACGAGTCTTGTTGAGTAA
- a CDS encoding SMI1/KNR4 family protein encodes MDKKADIRTSMKELFAQMNEAFFMDVEENVPFEMRDGNVDEEGWIKWKPIPSQITEQEVRDMEEKYHFELPPLLRNFIMSYHYVSLQFDNESIPGVYWSDCTFVEFPRLPIGHGLKAFYDLIDQWSPLLSAGYIPFAIAEDNQGPVCLNAGSRHKDGDYPIVWFFHEDLRHLDEDELRIRSNLLPHVQGLFPSSVELFNVMFKQIRH; translated from the coding sequence ATGGACAAGAAAGCGGATATTCGCACATCCATGAAGGAGTTATTTGCACAGATGAATGAAGCCTTTTTTATGGATGTGGAAGAAAATGTACCGTTCGAAATGCGTGATGGGAACGTCGATGAGGAGGGATGGATCAAGTGGAAACCTATTCCTTCACAGATTACAGAACAGGAAGTTCGGGATATGGAAGAAAAATACCATTTTGAACTGCCGCCTCTGCTGAGGAATTTTATCATGTCCTACCATTATGTATCTTTACAATTCGATAATGAATCTATTCCGGGAGTATACTGGAGCGATTGTACGTTTGTAGAGTTTCCACGTCTGCCAATAGGTCATGGCTTAAAGGCATTTTATGATTTGATCGATCAATGGTCACCTTTGCTGTCAGCAGGCTATATTCCATTTGCAATTGCAGAAGACAATCAGGGTCCTGTGTGTTTAAATGCAGGCAGCAGACATAAGGACGGAGATTATCCTATTGTCTGGTTCTTTCATGAGGATCTAAGGCATTTGGATGAGGATGAGCTACGGATCAGGAGTAATCTGCTTCCTCATGTGCAGGGGCTGTTTCCATCCTCTGTCGAACTGTTTAACGTTATGTTTAAGCAGATCAGACACTAG
- a CDS encoding AraC family transcriptional regulator — protein sequence MDLLKSMNEAIRYIEENLTNEIDFKEVARLAYCSEFHFKRMFSFLAGATLSEYIRRRRLTLAAFELKDSNVKVIDIAIKYGYNSPDSFTRAFQNLHGLTPSEARINGRSLKAYPRMTFQLSIKGGSEMNYRIEEKGAFRIVGIQKRVPIIFNGVNPEIAAMWESLDGETINNLKRISNVEPMGLLSASTNFSEGRMEEKGGLDHYIGVATTKECPDNLTQLEVAASTWAVFEAIGSFPDTLQDVWGRIYSEWFPSSNYEQIEGPEILWNESKDITSPTFKSEIWIPILKK from the coding sequence GTGGATTTGCTTAAGAGCATGAATGAAGCGATAAGGTATATTGAAGAAAACCTGACTAACGAAATTGACTTTAAAGAGGTAGCAAGGCTGGCTTACTGCTCTGAATTTCATTTTAAAAGGATGTTTTCTTTTCTTGCAGGTGCTACGTTATCAGAATACATCCGCCGCAGACGCCTCACTCTTGCAGCATTTGAGCTTAAAGATAGCAACGTAAAGGTCATAGATATCGCGATTAAATACGGGTACAATTCACCAGATTCTTTTACAAGAGCTTTTCAAAATTTACATGGATTAACGCCGTCTGAAGCCAGAATTAATGGCCGTTCACTTAAAGCATATCCACGAATGACCTTCCAGTTATCAATTAAAGGGGGAAGTGAAATGAACTATCGAATTGAAGAAAAAGGGGCATTCCGCATCGTTGGTATCCAAAAAAGAGTTCCCATTATTTTCAACGGAGTCAATCCAGAGATTGCTGCGATGTGGGAAAGTTTAGATGGTGAAACGATCAATAATCTTAAAAGAATTTCTAATGTCGAGCCTATGGGGTTGCTTAGCGCATCCACGAACTTTTCTGAAGGTAGAATGGAGGAAAAAGGGGGGCTTGATCACTATATTGGCGTTGCAACAACAAAGGAGTGTCCGGATAACCTAACACAACTTGAAGTTGCTGCCTCAACCTGGGCAGTATTTGAAGCAATCGGATCATTTCCTGATACTTTACAAGATGTGTGGGGCCGTATTTATTCCGAATGGTTTCCATCCTCAAACTATGAACAAATAGAAGGCCCTGAAATCCTATGGAATGAGAGTAAAGATATAACCTCACCGACTTTCAAAAGTGAAATATGGATCCCCATTTTAAAAAAGTAA
- a CDS encoding DNA methyltransferase, with product MFEVADDGVSIYERKQTTLWQFDRPFRNEYHPTLKPIPLISYPIKNSSKLGDIVFDLFGGSGSMLIACEETNRICYTVSLIPNM from the coding sequence ATGTTTGAAGTAGCAGATGACGGAGTAAGTATTTATGAACGGAAGCAAACGACATTATGGCAATTTGATCGTCCCTTCCGCAATGAGTATCATCCCACGTTGAAGCCGATTCCCTTGATTAGCTATCCAATTAAAAATTCCAGTAAGCTTGGTGATATTGTGTTTGATCTATTTGGTGGTTCAGGTTCAATGTTGATTGCTTGTGAGGAAACTAATCGAATTTGCTATACAGTGAGCCTGATCCCAAATATGTAG